From the genome of Vitis riparia cultivar Riparia Gloire de Montpellier isolate 1030 chromosome 11, EGFV_Vit.rip_1.0, whole genome shotgun sequence:
CAAGGTAAGATGGAGACACCACCTAACCAGCCGAACAGAATGGCAGAGTTCAATTTTAACTCAAACATATTGAAAGAAGGAGAAGTGAGAAAGAGAGAACCAAAAATCAGCTTCCCTATGGTCCATGTTACAGCCTGGATGACTTATGTGTGGAagacaatgtttttaaaatgtggACTACGAGGCCAAGTTGTCATCAAGTATGACTGCAAACTTGAAAAAGGAAACACAAGAAATTATACAGTTCATAGGGGTGATGCGGACCTTTTCAACATCTGAGTCGATCCTTGTGTGTATTAAGGACAAACAAGTATTTATATGCATTTAAAACAATGGTTTTCAATATGGAGCCCACTCTTGCCAACCCAACTTTAATCAAAACATGCCAAAAATTATGGACATAGTATTTGTTtgaatgtttattatttttgtttttaaaaattagataataataacaatttctatatagaaataaaaatgtataCTCTTATACAAAAGATATGGACttaacttgtattttttttttaaattttaaaatttaatttgtaattgtttttagtaacttaagtttttaaatcattttaaaaacttattagcATGTTAATGTATATATCTAAAagttattgtattttatataaaaattaatattattttttattttaaaataaaatagaaaacataatttGGATAATCctgtataaatattattcactTTCGACTAAAAGGAAAACGTGTTTATAAGATGAAGAGAAGTCCATATTCATGTACCATCAtaagctttttttctttttctaacatAAAAATATCACAAATGTTAATAGAGAGACAAACATTCCCAACACCAGACAAACACCTCTCATGGGATTAAACAACCTCCACATTGAGGCCGATGATTCCAAACCCAAAATAGATCCTTACGACTTTAGAACACATTTACAAAATTAAGAGAAGTCCACACTTAATATAATACTAAAAGTTTTATCTCTTATCTAATGTGAgatattattagaaaattcattataatagattttcttactattttcaaattcttgtaattaattagttgtagcttcctattttttgttgtaattccCTAATTCTAGggttgtttcctatttttgtgttttaggttttgtgtatatatattcattattaattaatggAAAAGTGAAGTCATTGTTTCTCAATAATCCTTTCTCTACTTCAACATGGTATCATACCCTAATCTTCTTGGGtgtattttcttccttttttttttccttctcctcaATGGCTTCCAATGCATCCTTCTCTTCCACCAACGATCCTATCACCATCCAAAACTCCCATGATCCTCAACATCTCTTATAATCAATCTCTCCAATATCACTAAATTGTCATCTACCAATTATCTCACATGAAACCTTCAAATTCAATCTCTTCTTGAAGGTTATGATCTTTGTCACTTCATTGATGGCGCTCATACTCCACTACCACCCACCGTCATCGTCACCGGTGTTGCATCCCCAAATCCGGCATATACAACCTGGAAGCGTCAGGATCGTCTCATCTTCAGCACTCTCCTTGGTGCTATCTCCGTTTCACTACAACCACTTATTGCCCGCACCACCATTTCCCTTGATGCATGGCAAACCTTGGTCATCATCCAATTTTTTAGTCATCCAAGAAACAACGTACAGTTGCTCGGTCATCCACAGAGGCTGAGTATCGATCAATTGCCGCTATTACTTCAGAAATCAATTAATTTGTTCCATTCTCACAGAGCTTGACGTTACTCTACCTACATCGCCTGTTATATATTGTGACAATGTTGGTGCCACCTATCTCTGTTCTAATCCAGTCTTTCATTCTGGCaattgactatcactttatTCAGGATCAAGTTCAATCAGGTGTTCTTTGTGTTACTCATGTTTCCTCAGCAGATCAACTTGTCAACGCTCTTACTAAACCGCTTCCACGAAGCTGCTTCCAAGAATTACAGGTCAAGATTGGAGTCTCCTCCGGAGCTCCATCTTGAGAGGGGTATATTAAAGAATTCAttacaatagattttctttctatttttaaattcttataattagttgtaacttcctattttttgttgtaattccctaattctaggattgtttcctatttttgtgttttaggttttgtgtaaatatattcattcttaatcaatgGAAAAGTGAAACCATTATTTCTCAATAATCCTCTCTCTACTTCAACAGATATCACATATGTAGTTTAAAAGCTAATTCTCTAAGATCATGTTTAATccattataaatatttcaaatgatattattttttaatcttttctagATATCCCTCTATAAAAATCCGTCATCATCATAGAtatcaaaaatagttttaggtCTCAAACTTCTTATAATAGACCCTCCTTCACATGACCCTATAAGGGGTTTGAGAGCCTCCCCAAATGAAACCTTAAAAGAGAAACACTCAACAACTATTTAAGGATTCTActtacaataatattattaataattattgttaGACATGTCAATCAACCATCTTAAAGATGCTACCAAGAATCagattaaatataattgaaatatgaagtttgaaattttggattaaGTGGTTGAAGTCCAACGTGGCATAAGGTTTAAGCTAATAGATATTCTTAATTAACAAATGTACAATGCTAATGATTCTcttgaattataaataaaatgttatatgAATGCACTGCATTTCTCAACTTGTATAAATAAATCTAACTAAATTTGTGGACTGTGACGCTTCAAGTTGGACAAgagttattaagttaatttaactCTTCTTAATTATTATGATACTGGTAGTTAATTTGATGTCTAGATGTAGGCATTGTTAATTCTCATCCAACCTACCATCCTTACATATGGTGTTGACCATCTAAAATGTTAAacattaaggttatatttgttTCCAGAAAGTTTAAAAGGAAgatatgaaagaaagaaaataaaaaaggaataaaaagtgaaagaaaataaaaggggaagaaaaagtgagagaaaataaaaattaaatttaaagttaataaattatttttataaattactttgattttttttttcatttatttaactcttctatataaagattaaataatctaaaaattaGATTGAAGTTAATGaattattctaaaaacatttttaaaatcactcccaaacgcactttacttaaaagataatattagaaatgttagaaatattttctaaaatcgtTATCAAATACACTTAAAAATTGAGAGTGAAGTCCTTTGATAGTCATcttaatttttccaaaaataagtatcaaaataaaaaatattttatcatgatTAAGAGTCTATTTCacaatgtttttcaaaaacacttttaacctaaaacaaattgaaatatttatcaaaatttaggaaacgctttaaaaaatttgaaaaaacactttcaaataaaatgttttcattaaaaatacttcaaatagaAATACTATCAAATGGAGTATGAGATTCATTTTATGATCCCAAGTTGTGGAACTTTTTAcatataattcaatattttctctttttaagggttagttcaaatttcaaatttcaaatggCATTAAATTAAATAGCTTTTGGATTTAGGCAAAGCTGAGATGAAGCTTTCACCTTTTTAAGTTTTCTTTATGCAATTGATGATGTGTGATTCAGGTTAAGGCGTCACACCTAATaacatttatcattttttttttcaatttttttttaatttttaaaaatgatgctTTTTAGAAATATCCTTTTAGGGAtgacatgtaaaaaaaaaaaagtttcactCGTTTACTTCATTGATTTGTGTTGTGTGtcacataaaaatatttgtacacTCAATCTTATAAAAAGGATATTTTGATTATGTTTGAAAGTGACGTAAGTTGATgataataattaagaaaatgaattccATTTCCTTATAGATGTGAGAGGGGTGATGTTGATGAGTAGTCAGCAACGTCGGATCTACGTGTAGGAGATAAAATCGCCATCTGTAACATAGGAAGAAAAGCCAAACCAAACGCATGCAGTATATATACATGTGGAGGGCCAAGCGAACGACCATCTCTTTTGCCCTtaatcttcatcttcttctcatTACTTCTCCAGATCGTGAAGCTCTTCGATTCGAGCtctctcattttcatttcttctccTTGATACCATTTCTAGCTTCCTTTTCTCGTTTTTACTTTGTTTAATTATTGAAGAGGATGGAGGGAAGAGCGGAGAATCCTCTGCTTCTTAAGTCTGTGAATCATATCTCACTTGTGTGTAGATCAGTTGAGAAATCTCTTGATTTCTATCAGAATGTTCTTGGGTTCTTTTCCATCAGGAGGCCTGGCTCCTTTGATTTTGAGGGTGCATGGTATGAGTCTGAGATATGTAAAAGATGAATGAGATAAAATGATTCTTGATTTTCTGGAGTTGAGTTTTTGATTTGGGTGTaattaattttccaatttttttcttttgtttttgatgATTTAGGTTATACAATTATGGCATGGGCATACATCTCCTGCAATCTGAAGACCCTGACAACATGCCCAAGATCAGCCTGCAGATTAATCCCAAGGACAACCACATTTCATTTCAAGtacgtctctctctctctctgtttgattctaggggaaaaaaataaagaacagaAAATGCCAGGGAAAATGCAGAGCTGTTTCAGTCCATTCTATTGTCGTTTTCTATGAATAGTTGAAAACATGTTGTAAAATGACAAAATCTCTCTTGATACATGGCAGTGTGAAAGCATGGCAACAGTGGAGAAAAAGCTTAAGGAGATGAAGATAGAGTACGTGCAAAGTAGGGTGGAGGAGGGTGGAATCTGCGTTGATCAACTCTTCTTCCACGATCCTGATGGCTCCATGATCGAGATCTGCAACTGCGACAACCTCCCTGTGATACCGCTAGGCGGTGGCGGTGGAGACACCACGTTATGCTCGCGTATCAACTGCAATGTCCAGCAACAGCAACAGCTGCAACAGGCTGCAGGGCAGATTAAGCAGCAGCAGGTTACATGTCTGCCTTCCATTCCCATCAATGAAGAGTATCTCCCTTGGGCTTGATATGGATGGAAGGTGGGGGCCTCAGAAGTGTCCAATAGCTTAGGTGTGCGTACATGTGATCTTTTTTCTTGCAAGTTCATGAGGCTTGTGAATGTGGGGATGAGAAAATATGTGAGGGTCACATAGAGACAATTTCTTTAGTTTGTGTGTCCGGGCATGTATATGGGGTAGGCTCTCATAAATTTGCTGGACACTCCTGGGAGTCTCCTACCTTTGGACTTGCAGACAATTACATGgataattttcattttgtatCTAGTCATTGGtatatttcttcaatttatGGCATGGGCTCACATTATTTGCCTGAATTGATAAGTGTTACCTGGCTATTATGTTTAATCTTGCTTCCAATCCTAGATGAATTAGAACAGTATACCCAGAGGAATTTGCAATTGAGAGATTTCAGGAGCAGCTAGAAGTGTTGAGGGAGATGAGTGGTCTTCATAAGACAAAATGGAGAGATAAAGCAGTAGTTTTGCTAAAGGAAGAAACAAAGTGATGACTTGGCAGAGGCCATGTCTACTTATAACATCCCCCCAGCTCAAAATTCAAGTACCTTGAATGTTACACTGAACCATCAAAGCACCTTCAAAAGCCCTTAGCAACACAGAAACAAGATGCAGGGAATATAATTTAAGGATGCTGACTGCTGAGGCATCCTTCTGTGACTCTGGAGAAGTGGCTGATAATATGATCAAATTCTCTTGGATGTAGAAGCCTAATATCTCAATTACCTGGAGTTTGTGAAGAGAGATGAATTCAAGAAATGCCTAGGATGCCAGAGAAAATGGGAAGTGCTCACAGAACAGAGGATGCAAAATTTGCAGTACTTTGAGATACATAGGTCCCATATTAAGTGGATCACTGGATGGGCTGCTTGAATATATGCAAATCTTAACTAGGATTCTGTTAAGGCTACGTTTTCATGCAGGGTTTCAATTTTTAGTACAAATATTTATGCGTGTAAAGTAATATTATCAGAATTAGGCTGCAAAATTTCTAATCTGCATAATTCAGGACCTTCCTGAGTCGGGTGAAAGCATCATAGATAAATGTTTCAAGATTATCTTCAACCAAGTATTGCAGTGTAATCCTTCAAAGCCGGCAAATGCCATGCTGACTGATTCTGGCTTCCTGATTTTTAGACTCCAATTTCAGACTTCTCCCTGTATAGTTCCAACAACACCTATGGAGTATGGTCTCTAGTCATGTCCTTCACAAATGACAAACTTGAATGCATAAAGGCAATGGCAATGTGATGATGTACATTCTAAAGTCACACGCAATGATGATTACGGATGCATATTTTTAATCCCTGAAGAACAGAGTCTTTGATACAAATTCTGCATTTGTTTTAAAAACGGGAAGAAAAGAGAGATGAAGAACAAACTCAACATCCATGAAATTAGTTAAGAACAGAGGAGTGATCCCAAAGTCTATATTTTGCTTTGACATCACTTGATTATTGAGAGACTTACTATTTAGAGTCTTCCAAATGAAGCAACTTAATTACCACAGACAGCAGATTCTGTCCCAATATTCTGCAGACCAGACTAGTGCTGGGTTCTGTGGGGTGTTGGCtgtttccttctcttttcttttggggaataaaattttataaagattGGTAGAAAGGCCCCTTATATGGGTTCCACATGCATGGCTATGGCACCTAATAACATTCAAAAATCAGGGTTCATGCTCTTCCAATCTCAGCATGAATGTAGTGGAGAAAAATCCAAGTTCTTTTTAACTGCATCTGAATCTAAATGGTCACAGAATGGTGCCCCACAATAGCACAAATTTTCTCATAACAAATACATCATTTTTCATGTCTTTTTCATTATCACCAAACTTAACATCTGATCATGAGATGGGTTAAAATACAATATTCCTAACAAACAGCCTGTACTGAGAGGAAGAACGCGGTTACACCTAGAGCCGAGAAACCGATCACTCGAGCAAACACTAACGTTATCTGGTTTAACAATATCATTCATCTCCTAGCTAGATTCCCATATTCTAATCTCAACAAGCTTAATTTCTGAAAGCAAACATAATCATGGGGCATGCAGGCAtgcaaaaaaaatggaaaaaaaatcattgtttctCATAAGATATTCCATGTTTTCAACAAATTAAGCAACAGAAATTTGGAACTTACCCCTTAGATATATCCAATCCTCCAAGATAGCAAACATTCTCTAGGCATATATATATCTATGCGTATATTGGTTAATAGTTTCCAGCCTTGAAAGccataaaagaaggaaaagagaagaacTAGGAGCTCCCTTCAGTCCAAAACAAGGAGCATGaagttcatcatcttcttcagcGATGGAGTTGTTTTGGGCTGCAAAGGAACCCCCATTTCTGCAGTTTTCTTGACAATTAAGCTCAtggaaaaaa
Proteins encoded in this window:
- the LOC117924678 gene encoding metallothiol transferase FosB-like, encoding MEGRAENPLLLKSVNHISLVCRSVEKSLDFYQNVLGFFSIRRPGSFDFEGAWLYNYGMGIHLLQSEDPDNMPKISLQINPKDNHISFQCESMATVEKKLKEMKIEYVQSRVEEGGICVDQLFFHDPDGSMIEICNCDNLPVIPLGGGGGDTTLCSRINCNVQQQQQLQQAAGQIKQQQVTCLPSIPINEEYLPWA